The Spirosoma sp. SC4-14 DNA window ACATTACAACGCCTGCCAATTTCTTCCACCTGATGCGTCGTCAGTTGGCATGGCCGTTCCGTAAGCCACTTGCTGTTATGTCGCCTAAATCGTTGCTTCGCCACCCGAAATGTGTTTCACCCCTGGAAGACCTGACCAAAGGAAGCTTCCAGGAAGTACTGGGCGATACATACGCGCAACCCAAAAAGGTAAAACGGGTACTGTTGTGTACGGGTAAGGTCTATTACGACCTACTCGACAAGCAGCAAGCCGACCAGCGCGACGATGTAGCTATTGTACGATTGGAACAGCTAGCCCCGCTACCTAAAAAACAGTTGGATGCTGTGCTGTCGCAATACAAAAAAGCGGAGCTGTTCTGGGTGCAGGAAGAACCAGAAAATATGGGATACTGGACCTATTTATTGCGTATTGGAATGAATATACCAATAATTTCGCGCAAGGCGGCAGCTTCGCCAGCAACGGGTTACCCCAAAATCCATACGCGGGAACAAGCCGATATCGTTCGGAGAGCTTTTGAATAAAAAACGGTTTGGAGTAGATGGAATGTGGTTTATGGTTTATGGTTTACGGTTTATGGTTGCTCTGCTCATTTAGGTTTTGAACAAGCAGCGCAACCATAAACCATAAACTGTAAACCATAAACTATAAACTGAAAACCACAGACTGAAAACTTGATAAAAAATGGCCGTTGACATGAAAATCCCTCCAGTAGGGGAATCTATTACCGAAGTTACTGTTGGCACCTGGTACAAGAAAGAAGGTGATCATGTGAAAATGGACGAAGTCCTTTGTGGGCTCGACTCCGATAAAGCCACGTTTGAATTAACGGCCGAAGCCGATGGTATTCTTCATATTCTGGCCCAGGAAGGTGACGTGCTGCCGATTGGTGCCAGCATTTGTACCATTGACGATGGTGGCTCAGCGCCTACCGCTGCTCCCGCCGAGCCCGCGAAAACTGAAGCGCCTAAAGCTGCTCCTGTAGCCGAAGCAGCACCGGTTCTGCAATCGGTAGCGGCACCTGCGCCTGCAGCAACATCGGGGGGCAGTGTAGTTGAAATGAAAGTTCCGGCCGTTGGCGAATCCGTGACGGAAGTAACCATTGCGTCGTGGAGTAAGAAAGATGGTGATCAGGTCGCCCTCGACGAAGTGCTATGCGAACTGGAATCTGACAAGGCTACCTTTGAATTGCCTGCCGAAGCCGCTGGAACTCTTCGGATTGTTGCCCAGGCCGGGGAAACGTTGCCGATTGGTGCCCTGATTGCGAAAATTGAAACTGGTTCGGCTCAGCCAACGGCTACATCGCAGCCTGCTCCCGCCCAGCCTACTCCGGCTGCACAGTCTGCCGAAGCATCCAGCAACGGACAGAATGGCTATGCCGCTCATTATCCTTCACCTGCTGCTGCTAAAATTCTGGACGAAAAAGGAGTTAGCGCTCAGCAGGTAGAAGGCTCCGGTGTTGGTGGTCGTATCACGAAGGAAGATGCACTAAAGGCTGCTCCTGCACCAGCACAGCCAGCACCTCAACCGCAGGCACCAGCACCAAAACCTGCCGCGCCCGCACCGGCACCGGTAGTAACGGGTGGCCGGAACCAGCGTCGCGAAAAAATGACGTCGCTGCGCCGGACAATTGCCCG harbors:
- the odhB gene encoding 2-oxoglutarate dehydrogenase complex dihydrolipoyllysine-residue succinyltransferase is translated as MAVDMKIPPVGESITEVTVGTWYKKEGDHVKMDEVLCGLDSDKATFELTAEADGILHILAQEGDVLPIGASICTIDDGGSAPTAAPAEPAKTEAPKAAPVAEAAPVLQSVAAPAPAATSGGSVVEMKVPAVGESVTEVTIASWSKKDGDQVALDEVLCELESDKATFELPAEAAGTLRIVAQAGETLPIGALIAKIETGSAQPTATSQPAPAQPTPAAQSAEASSNGQNGYAAHYPSPAAAKILDEKGVSAQQVEGSGVGGRITKEDALKAAPAPAQPAPQPQAPAPKPAAPAPAPVVTGGRNQRREKMTSLRRTIARRLVAVKNETAMLTTFNEVDMKPVMDLRNKYKDKFKEKHGVGLGFMSFFTKAVCTALKDFPAVNAQIDGDSIVYNDFCDISIAVSTERGLVVPVIRNAEQMSFAQIEKEIVRLAGLARDNKLTIDQMTGGTFTITNGGTFGSMLSTPIINAPQSAILGMHNIVERPVVVNGEIVVRPVMYVALSYDHRIIDGKESVSFLVRVKQILEDPARLLLEM